The following DNA comes from Hordeum vulgare subsp. vulgare chromosome 3H, MorexV3_pseudomolecules_assembly, whole genome shotgun sequence.
TATAAAATAAACTTGCCTGCTCTCCGGGATTTAAGCTTTCGTTATCTAACGCTTCGTCATATTCAGTGACTGGAAGATGGCGCCAATAGAAATTACCCCATTCCATATTAATCACCTGGTATATGAGAAGACATTGCACAAATAACTTAGAAAACAACAAAATACTAGTTCAGAAGAATCAAAACATATCCTTGAGCACCACTAGGTTTGAAGTGAAGGGTTATGACTTTTAAACCTCACCATTTCTCCTGAATTAGGGAGCTCTCCTTCCCATTTTGGTATAGCATTTGCTTTCTCAACATAAGCAGCATTTGTGCCGGTGCCAAATATCACACCTGCGACGacatcttcatcgtagtatcTGGCTCCAGCCAATGTCCCAACAGCGTCATTAATCTATCTCAGCAATAATATCTTAGAATGAGATTTCCTTATGAGGTTACAACTAGATTATATTAGAAACAATGCAATATAAACCTCTCAACACTTACTAGTGCAGCCACATGCATGTCTAGACCTTGCTTCTGCATAGCTGTTTGCAGTTCCGCAACAACATCTTTACCTACCTGAAATGAGTCAGAAAGAGATTAATTCGAAGGACAGTTAAGTATTTGATTTTTGATGATAAACATCGTTTACTGATATGACTCGGAGAATTCTTTATCCACTATGGTTTAGAAGATGTATTTGGCAACATTGTTACATGATACGATGTACAAATATGCTGGGTATATAAGCACAAGGAATTCTTACAGCATCTTCTATAGAAAATGCCTTTGTCCACTTGACAAGGGTCCCTGATGCAACAGACCGTTGCCTCACTGGGAAAGAAAATGTGAATCCTAATTCTAGTTTCTTCCCGTTTGACAAGCTAGTGCCCTTCTCTTCATCAGTCACAAACTTGGCTAATTCGGAAGCAATGAAAGCAAACAATTCCTGTAAAATGGAAAATGAACATAATCAAATaataaatcaaagaagaacatcAAGTCAATTCAAAGTTACCAAAATAAGCATATATAAACCTACAGAGGAGCTCCCTGACATCAAATGTGGTGGGATGGCTACTTCTCTGGACTCGCGGCTAATGACATGCTTATCATTGCCACCTAGCTGCACCTTCAAGACTCGGAAGTTTGTCCCTCCTAGGTCCAGTCCATAGAACAAACCGTCCTCTCTCCTAAATTTGGTAGCACGAAAGTAAGCAGCCAAATAAATTCTAAAGCTGTGCAAGGGTCAAACATAATTGCCAGCTGAAATGAGCTATGTTTACCATTTAATTCTATTTTTTAGACGAAAGGCACCGCGTGCCCAGCTTATAAATTTATAAAGCCAACAAGTAGCAGGAGTcatacaccattatatctatCAATCAGCTGACCGATATGTCTGACGTCCATGAGTTCAGTCAAATGATCAAATTATTTTGGTCTTATTATAATGCTGTAAAGATGATAATCTATTTTCTACCCATCAGCTGATTCAAGTGAAAGATCAACTGATTGAAATGAGTAGACACAGAAACTAACTGTCGAGGGTGAATACTGAATAGACAGACATTTTcagtgagcatgaacacaagaacTGAAAGACCAACGCTTCCCCTGTGATCAGACAAGCAGACAAGACGCGAGCGCTGGAGCACATAGAAACTAACCCGGTGGGGAGCTTGTCGACGTAGGAGAGCAGCATCTTGACCCTGCTCCCACCCTCCTTCTCCAGCCCGGCGCACATCTCGTCGGCCATGGCCGCCGCCACGTCGCGCAGCAGCGACACGGGCGTGTCGCACTTCTCCCGCAGGTCAGCCACCAGCTGCTCCGCCATTGCCACCGGTGCTCCCGATGCCCGGCCGGCAGATCAAGGGGAAATGACTGAACTGAAACAGTATAGCGGGGAGAGGAAAGGAGTTTGGGGTCGACGACAGGCAAAATATTCGACCGCCCAAGAAAGAAGATTTGAGAAAGGCGGGGGGGCAGGAATCGGGTGGCGGCACGTGAAATTCGGCTGACTCGATCGGCATGGTGGAGCGGCACGTGAAATTTGGCCTGGAGCGCTCATCTTTTCGATCCGCTCGGTAGAGAGCGGCGGGGAAAGGTGGCTCTGGCTCGTGTGTTCTGTCCTGTTCCtgaatttgtttttttgtttgttttttcacAATAATACTACACCTACGTAATTTTCTTACAAACCCTTACCTAACTTTCCATCACcacattccccccccccccccgatttcTAGATGGGTGGGCCTCTCATCCCCTCAACTCTTCATCAGAATTTGCCAACTAAAGTTTACGTAAAACTTATTTGTAAGTCTACATATGTATAGCATTGCTCGTTTTTTCAGGAACCAGCAGGATCACTGTCTTTtcatataagaagaagaaggtttATGAAAAGGTGGCTCTGGCTCGTGTGGTCTGTCCTGTTTCTGGATTTGTTTATTTTTTGGGAAAGAGCCAATCCATTTAAGACGTCCGGTCATCTTCAAAAAATATTTAAAGCTATAAAAATGGATGCTCTATAATTTATGTTATAAAAAAATCATCTCCGAAAAAGTCTTATCTTTAATAGATGACGTATATTTGGTGATATAAAAATTATGCTCCAAAAAATGATGTATTTGAAGATGTAAGACTAGTTTAActattactccctctgttcctaaatataagactttttagagattacactatggactatatacggatgtatatagtcatattttagaatatagattcactcattttgctccgtatgtactcTATAGTGTAATCTttagaaggtcttatatttagaaacggagggagtacattattACGAAGATAACAAGTTCAACTACTATGTCATTTCAAACATAATAAAACACGAATGGCCCACTTCTTCTTATTTGTCGTAATCTCCTACATCCAAAAATTCTCCGTCGCGAGGAACCCCGCATCCACGAGGGTCTCAATCTCCGAGAAGTTGAGCTCCGTCCTCAGCCTCCCGACACGCCATGCTGCCACGTCGTATGCATGTGCAGCCTCGTCGACTTTGGGGTACGTGTCGAACCAGAAGCGGCGGTGGTCGTCAAAGAACTCGACATCGAAGTTGCCGGAGGCTTCGCCCGCACTCCAAGGAAACTCGTCTTACTCTTCGATGGCTTCTTCTGTGGCATGGTGGCGGCGGGATGGCGACAGTTGTACGATGGCGGCGGGGTGGCTACAGCTGTACGGTGGTGGCGAATCAGGGtggctgaaaggacgtggatgtcgcctaggggtGAATAGATACTTTAaagtaattatggtttaggcttgaacaaatgtgaaaTAAAGCtagtgtttaatttgtcaagcacaaaacctagaaAAActataggctcacctatgtgcaccaacaacttatgttaagcaaaataaataattaagtgatagcaaaatatataacatgaaacaatgTGGCTATTACTAAGTTATGCATAAGTAAAGGACTCCTGTAAGAGATAACCTCGGCACACGAAGACGACGATCCAAagttcccgaagttcacacccttgcggatgctaatctccgtttgaagCGGTGTGGAGACATAATGCTTCCCAAGAAGCCGCTAGGGCAATCGGAATATCCTCACGCTCtctcacaatgcaagatgccatgattccactaaggcgcACTTGAgggcggttgatacgtctccaacgtatctataattttttatggttccatgctattatgttgtcaattttggatgttttgtgtgcatgaatatgctattttatatctttttggggactaacctattaactcagtgtcaagtgtcagttcctgttttttccgtgtttttgaccctttccacagaagaatattaaacggagtccaaacggaataaaaccttcagaAAGATTTCttttcgtaacagaagatacgcacggaacttgagaaccaaggcaaaggaccccgggggaggccacaagccccctagccgcggcctgggggcgcacctaccaggcttgtgggcctcccgtggctcctttgccctacttcttccgcctataaattccctaaaaatccaaaactgccagagagagccacgaaaatacttttccgtcgccgcaagcttctgtctccgcaagatcccatttgggtaccgttctggtgccctgtcggaggggggatccggacacggagggcttattcatcaacaccattgcctctccgatgatgtgtgagtagttcaccacagaccttcaggtccatagctagtagctagatggcttcttctctctcttggatcttcaatacaaagttcaccatgatcttcatggagatctatccgatgtaatcttcttttgcggtgtgtttgtcgagatccgatgaattgtggatttatgatcagattatctatgaatattatttgagtctcctctgatctcttatatgcatgatttcgtatccttataattctcttcgagttgtgggtttcgtttggccaacttgatctataattcttgcaatgggagaagtgcttggttttgggttcataccgtgcggtgtcctcacccagtgacagaaggggtagagaggcacgcatcgtgttgttgccatcaagggtaaaaagatggggtttatatctattgcatgaatttatccctctacatcatgccatcttgcttaaggcgttactctgttcgttatgaactcaatacactagatgcatgctggatagcggtcgatgtgtggagtaatagtagtagatgcagacagtatcggtctacttgtctcggacgtgatgcctatatgtatgatcattgccttagatatcatcatgactttgcgtggttctatcaattgctcgacagtaattcgttcacccactataatacttgctatcatgagagaagcctctagtgaacactacggccctcgggtctacttcacatcatattttcagctctacacttttactttgttgcactttccagcttcagatctcaccttgcaattaatcgtgaagggattgacaacccctttatagcgttgggtgcaagtttgtttgtttttgcgcacgtacattggtgaattgtcttgatactcctactggattgataccttggttctcaaactgagggaaatacttactgctactgtgctgcatcatcctttcctcttcaagggaaaaaccaacgcaagctcaaggggtagcaagaagaatttttggtgctgttgccggggagtatcaagtcaagaatagtctcccttcaacgtgtcaatttctggcgccggggaTTATtttaagtgaagcttacccaagtaactatcgcaaactcatctcttgcatttactttttttgtcttttgcctctcgttttcctctcccccatttctgaaaaacaaaaaaaatataaaaatatttgtctttttcgttcgcccttttctttcgcttgctttctgttcgcttgtgtgcttgtctgcttgctgaagtcaccatgactgaaaacaccaaattgtgtgacttctcgaatactaataataatgattttattagtacttcgattgctcccgccactagtgcggaatcatatgaaatcaatgccgctttgctgaattttgttatgaaagagcaattttccggtcttcctagtgaagatgatgcATCCCATCTTAGTACCTTCATTGaggtatgcgatatgcaaaagaagaaagatgtggataatgatgtgattaaattgaagctattttcgttctcattacgagatcgagcaaaaacttggttttcatctttacccaaaaatagtattgattcttggaacaagtgtaaagatgcttatatatccaagtattttccaccggctaagattatctctctccgtaatgatatcatgaattgtaAGCAACTAGAtcgtgaacatgttgcacaatattgggagagaatgaaattgatgattagaaattgtcccgctcatggcttgagtctttggatgattatacaaatcttctatgctggtttgaattttgcttctagaaatatcttggattccgcctccggtggaactttcatggaaatcacaataggagaagccacaaaactcctagacaatatcatgacaaactattctcaatggcacactgaaaggtcacctactagtaaaaaagtgcatgctatagaagaaattaactctttgagtgctaagatggatgagttaatgaaattgtttgctagtaaaggtgctcctctagatccaaatgatatgcctttgtcttccttgattgagaatagcaatgaaagcttggatgttaattttgttggtaggaataattttggaaacaacaatgcttatagaggtaactttattcctaggccttttcctagtaatccctctaataactttggcaattcctacaacaatgctcatggaaattacaataaattaccatctgatcttgagagtaatattaaagagtttatcaactcgcaaaagattttcaatgtgtccatagaagaaaaactgctcaaaattgatgacttggctaggaccgttgatagaatgtctcttgatattgatgctttgaaattgagatgtgctcctcccaagattaatatggattaaactttgaaactatttatgtttccatgaatgagagtaaagaaagaaccgcccaaattcgtgctagacatgaatggcttaaaaaggcgtgttctcgtgatgagaatcacgaagatcttaaagtgcttggtgtgactcccattgaatccttgttttttaatgtcaatcctaatgatgatggggctggatatgaatccactttggttgaaaaacgccccaatgattcggagtctatctaccttgatgctaaaagcattgaaattgcagtagaggatatcaaaactttgagtagtgatgaaattactacttttgaTTTAAAGGAAatcaattattatagttgctctttgattgaatgtatttccttgatgcaatccatgctaaactctccacatgcttacagccaaaataaagcctttaccgatcatatcgttggtgctatgatgaaatctcttgaagagaaacttgagttggaagtatctattcctagaaaaattcatgatgagtgggaacctagtatcaaaatcaagattaaaaactatgaacgcaatgctttgtgtgatttgggtgatagtgtttccgctattccaaagtatttatgtgatgttctaggcttcaacgagattgatgagtgctctcttaatttgcatcttgcggattctactgttaagaaacctatgggaaggatcaatgatgttcttattattgaaaataggaactatgtacccatagatttcattgtgcttgatattgattgcaatccgacatgtcccatcattcttggtagacctttccttaggactattggtgctatcatcgatatgaaggaagggaatactagatttcaatttccattaaagatggGCATGGaatattttcctagaaagaaaataagattgccttatgaatccatgatgagggctacttatggtttgagcaccaaagacgatgatatttgattctatcgccttatgcctagctaagggcgttaaataatagcgcttgttgggaggcaacccaatgaatttatctttgctttttgctttctattttgttgtgtccacaccatcataattctgttatgattgtgttttttgtgtttctttttgtgtttgagccaagtaaaacctttatgactagttttggtaatggttgtttgatcttgctgaaaaagacagaaactttgcgctcatgaaattatttttcattcctatccagaaagagattttgagttgattctttttgttgctggttgatatgccaattgccctaattttcataatttttcagaatttttgagataccagaagtatatgaagtatacatattgctacagacttgtctgttttttacacattctatttttgttgtgttgattgcttattttgatgaaactatggttagtattgttggaattatgccctagaggcaataataaatgtatagttattattataattcctgtatcaagataatagtttattatccatgctataattgtattgaatgaagactcatttacatgtgtggatacatagacaaaacacc
Coding sequences within:
- the LOC123442910 gene encoding hexokinase-8-like yields the protein MAEQLVADLREKCDTPVSLLRDVAAAMADEMCAGLEKEGGSRVKMLLSYVDKLPTGREDGLFYGLDLGGTNFRVLKVQLGGNDKHVISRESREVAIPPHLMSGSSSELFAFIASELAKFVTDEEKGTSLSNGKKLELGFTFSFPVRQRSVASGTLVKWTKAFSIEDAVGKDVVAELQTAMQKQGLDMHVAALINDAVGTLAGARYYDEDVVAGVIFGTGTNAAYVEKANAIPKWEGELPNSGEMVINMEWGNFYWRHLPVTEYDEALDNESLNPGEQIYEKLTSGMYLGEIVRRVLLKLSLQSAIFGEIDHTKLKTHFHLRTPHISAMHHDETPDLKIVAEKLEETLGIAGTSLETRKMVVEICDIVARRAARLAAAGLAGILKKLGRDGSVDKRRSVIAIDGGLFEHYAKFSKCLETTLNELLGEESLKFIIVKHADDGSGIGAALIAASQSQYRNVE